One genomic window of Pocillopora verrucosa isolate sample1 chromosome 8, ASM3666991v2, whole genome shotgun sequence includes the following:
- the LOC131769133 gene encoding neuropeptide SIFamide receptor-like, with protein sequence MLTHKMWFRVVCPIIMFYVWVSSAEENSSSLNDTNLRKYLPSTIDLQFSLPTTIIFATAILFSFVMSVIGNSLVICIIVKQQSIKTSTNCLILNLAVCDILTTVLLTPIFIQIFFLRGKWFGGVMGSFTCKFVEYGNSVTLYCSLLNLVAIAIDRCLAVTRPLSYKLSSKWMVKISTPVMWLISFSLPIRSLSNTQLIYFDGDVWPRCEEIGERLDFYIMVATLTSSFIAIITLYSVISYRLWRRDIPGEMPSNRKDLVIRTARKVTILMISIVVVFFVSWAPAFAFLLTLEFGNAGPTFGEVLMQYPFLFATSFWLICNNSAFNPLLYFIFIESFRQGLRSACSRCRVPRFSLQESRFKPGQELTRIRPTLDIINKEEGNIELTAYSGHNL encoded by the exons ATGCTAACACATAAAATGTGGTTTCGTGTTGTTTGCCCAATTATCATGTTCTATGTGTGGGTGTCCTCTGCAGAGGAAAACTCATCCAGCCTTAACGATACAAATCTACGGAAAT ATCTACCAAGCACCATCGATCTCCAATTCAGTTTACCAACGACAATAATTTTCGCCACAGCCATATTATTTAGCTTCGTGATGTCTGTGATAGGCAACTCTCTTGTGATTTGCATCATAGTCAAACAACAATCCATAAAAACATCAACCAATTGTCTTATACTGAACTTGGCTGTTTGTGATATCTTGACCACTGTTCTCCTGACACCAATtttcatccaaatattttttcttagaGGCAAATGGTTTGGTGGTGTTATGGGAAGCTTCACTTGTAAATTTGTGGAATACGGAAACTCTGTTACACTTTACTGCTCTCTTTTAAACCTTGTTGCCATCGCCATTGATCGATGTCTTGCCGTAACTCGACCACTATCTTACAAACTTTCATCAAAATGGATGGTAAAGATTTCAACTCCAGTCATGtggttgatttcattttcattaccAATAAGAAGTCTGTCGAACACACAATTAATATACTTTGACGGTGATGTGTGGCCGAGATGTGAAGAAATAGGGGAGCGACTTGACTTCTACATTATGGTGGCTACTTTAACGAGCTCATTTATCGCAATTATTACACTTTATTCAGTGATTTCTTATCGTCTTTGGAGAAGAGACATTCCTGGTGAGATGCCCAGCAATCGAAAGGATCTTGTTATTCGTACGGCACGAAAGGTCactattttaatgatttcaattgtagttgttttttttgtttcctggGCACCAGCCTTTGCTTTTCTCTTAACCCTCGAATTTGGAAACGCTGGTCCAACCTTTGGAGAAGTTTTAATGCAATACCCATTTTTATTTGCTACAAGTTTCTGGCTCATTTGTAACAACAGCGCCTTTAACCCTTTGCtgtatttcatatttattgaaAGTTTCCGTCAAGGCTTGAGATCGGCCTGTTCAAGATGTCGTGTTCCTCGATTCTCACTGCAGGAAAGTAGGTTCAAACCTGGACAAGAATTAACGAGGATTAGGCCAACTCTGGATATCATCAATAAGGAAGAAGGAAACATTGAATTGACAGCATACTCTGGACACAACTTATGA